Proteins from a single region of Drosophila biarmipes strain raj3 chromosome 3R, RU_DBia_V1.1, whole genome shotgun sequence:
- the LOC108031044 gene encoding uncharacterized protein LOC108031044 has product MWLQPLVMHLSQLLRIIVGQYFAGFSSILIVYNNSGSTTPLQLDYMSALELVLRDLSQPIRLQWINVALLEDLEAVENQVMGALNSSVTEGFVTILSQTNYFLHSRYYVTRNANVRLKDKRYLFLCEDESPAELLGMAILQFYPHHLMVRPGIETVGAGPKTGPQPDPRRKAGASVNMGNKEDGVGGFGGTTRTTGTTRSTGSFGPTTPSPYRDINFELWTQKFVGAFGNLDALLLDAFLPNETFANRVELYPNKLLNLQRRSLLVGSITYVPYTITNYVPAGQGDVDPINPHRPNRSLTFDGAEANVMKTFCQVHNCHLRVEAYGADNWGGIYENESSDGMLGDIYEQRVEMAIGCIYNWYDGITETSHAIARSSVTILGPAPAPLPSWRTNIMPFNDLTWLMLIATLMICGTFLYFMKYVYYSLGYCPNQYGFHHTRKLEKSMLDIFALFIQQPSAPVSFDRFAPRFFLATLLCATITLENIYSGQLKSMLTFPFFSAPVDTIEKWAQSEWKWAAPSIIWVHTIQSSDLETEQILSRNFEVHDYSYLSNVSFMPNFGFGIERLSSGSLSVGDYVSTEALENRIVLHDDLYFDYTRAVSIRGWILMPELNKHIRTCQETGLYFHWELEFIEKYMDKKKQEVLMDLASGHKVKGAPQALDVHNIAGALFVLAFGLTFAGCALGMELLIHRMDISK; this is encoded by the exons ATGTGGCTGCAACCGCTGGTGATGCATTTGAGCCAATTGCTCCGGATTATAG TTGGTCAATACTTTGCTGGATtttcgtccattttgattgtCTACAATAACTCTGGGTCTACAACTCCCCTTCAACTGGATTATATGAGTGCTTTAGAATTGGTTCTTAGGGACTTAAGTCAACCCATTAGGCTGCAATGGATTAATGTGGCACTATTAGAggatctggaggcggtggagaATCAAGTTATGGGTGCTCTAAATAGCAGTGTAACAGAG GGGTTTGTCACCATCTTGTCTCAGACCAACTACTTTCTCCACTCCCGATACTATGTCACTCGCAATGCAAATGTGCGACTCAAGGATAAGAGATACCTGTTCCTGTGCGAGGACGAAAGCCCCGCGGAATTGCTCGGCATGGCTATACTGCAGT TCTACCCCCACCATCTGATGGTGCGACCCGGAATCGAAACTGTAGGAGCAGGACCAAAAACAGGACCCCAACCAGACCCCAGGCGCAAAGCGGGAGCATCGGTAAACATGGGAAACAAGGAGGATGGAGTGGGCGGATTTGGTGGGACAACAAGGACAACAGGGACTACCAGGAGTACTGGGAGTTTTGGGCCGACAACCCCTTCGCCCTACCGCGACATCAATTTCGAGCTGTGGACACAAAAGTTTGTCGGTGCCTTTGGTAATTTGGATGCCCTGCTCCTGGACGCATTCTTGCCGAACGAAACTTTTGCCAACCGGGTCGAACTTTATCCCAACAAGCTGCTCAATCTGCAGCGCCGCAGCCTGCTCGTTGGCTCCATTACTTATGTCCCATATACGATTACTAATTATGTG CCCGCTGGCCAAGGTGACGTGGATCCCATTAACCCGCACAGGCCCAACCGTTCGCTCAccttcgacggggcggaggcCAATGTGATGAAGACCTTCTGCCAGGTGCACAACTGTCACCTGAGGGTCGAGGCTT ATGGTGCCGACAACTGGGGTGGTATTTACGAAAACGAATCGAGCGATGGGATGCTGGGGGACATCTACGAGCAGCGTGTGGAGATGGCCATCGGGTGCATCTACAATTGGTATGATGGCATTACAGAGACCTCGCATGCCATAGCTCGTTCATCGGTGACCATTTTGGGTCCAGCTCCCGC aCCCCTACCAAGTTGGCGCACTAACATAATGCCTTTCAATGACCTCACTTGGCTTATGCTGATTGCGACTTTAATGATATGCGGCACCTTTCTGTACTTTATGAAATATGTGTACTATAGCCTGGGGTATTGTCCAAATCAGTACGGGTTTCATCACACCAGAAAGCTTGAGAAATCCATGCTGGACATATTTGCTCTTTTCATTCAGCAGCCATCGGCTCCTGTGAG CTTCGATCGATTTGCACCACGCTTTTTCCTGGCCACTCTCTTGTGTGCCACAATCACGCTGGAAAACATTTACAGTGGGCAACTCAAGTCGATGCTAACCTTCCCCTTCTTCTCCGCCCCCGTGGATACGATCGAGAAATGGGCCCAATCGGAATGGAAGTGGGCAGCTCCCTCCATTATCTGGGTTCATACGATCCAGAGCTCCGATCTGGAAACGGAACAGATTCTGTCCCGGAACTTCGAGGTGCACGACTATAGCTACCTGTCGAATGTCAGTTTTATGCCCAACTTCGGATTCGGAATTGAGCGGTTGTCTTCGGGCTCACTTTCCGTTGGCGATTATGTGTCAACGGAGGCTCTGGAAAACCGAATT GTTTTGCATGACGACTTATATTTTGATTACACGAGAGCCGTTTCGATACGTGGTTGGATCCTGATGCCTGAGTTGAATAAACACATTCGAACCTGTCAGGAAACGGGTCTTTATTTTCACTGGGAATTGGAG TTCATTGAGAAGTACATGGACAAGAAGAAACAGGAAGTGCTGATGGATCTCGCGAGTGGACACAAGGTGAAGGGAGCTCCACAGGCACTGGATGTGCACAACATCGCCGGCGCGCTGTTCGTCCTGGCCTTTGGCCTCACCTTCGCTGGCTGTGCCCTGGGGATGGAGTTGCTGATCCATAGAATGGATATAAGCAAATAA